In Neokomagataea tanensis, one genomic interval encodes:
- the guaA gene encoding glutamine-hydrolyzing GMP synthase: MRGPILTQQDAKPIEKLDETLHEDRILILDFGSQVTQLIARRVRESGVYCEIWPFTATEEKIRGFQPRGIILSGSPASVHDENAPPVPPVVFELNLPILGICYGQQAMCQALGGKVETHEHREFGRAYIDVAEDCSLFRGVWARGRREQVWMSHGDRVTQLPPGFRAVAHSEGAPFAIIADEGRRMYGVQFHPEVVHTPHGAALIKNFTHNVAGCSGTWTMAGFRDLEIARIREQVGEGRVICGLSGGVDSSVAAKLIHDAIGDQLTCIFVDPGILRAGEADEVVKTFRGRFNIRLVHRDASDLFLGELAGVKDPEVKRKTIGRLFIEVFEEEAAKLGGAQFLAQGTLYPDVIESVSFTGGPSVTIKSHHNVGGLPERMNMQLVEPLRELFKDEVRELGRELGIPENIVGRHPFPGPGLAIRIPGDITREKLDLLRKVDTIYLEEIRRAGLYDAIWQAFAVLLPVRTVGVMGDGRTYDQACALRAVTSTDGMTAEVYPFDFEFLNRVSGRIVNEVRGINRVTYDITSKPPGTIEWE, encoded by the coding sequence ATGAGAGGTCCTATTTTGACCCAGCAGGATGCTAAACCCATCGAGAAGCTTGACGAAACTCTGCATGAGGATCGCATCCTCATTCTGGACTTTGGCAGTCAGGTAACCCAGTTGATCGCGCGTCGCGTACGTGAGAGCGGTGTTTACTGTGAAATTTGGCCCTTCACAGCAACGGAAGAGAAAATCCGTGGCTTCCAGCCGCGTGGCATTATCCTATCCGGCAGCCCAGCCAGCGTGCATGACGAAAATGCGCCGCCAGTGCCTCCGGTTGTTTTTGAGTTGAATTTGCCGATTTTGGGCATTTGCTACGGCCAGCAGGCAATGTGCCAAGCGCTGGGTGGTAAGGTCGAAACGCACGAGCATCGCGAATTTGGTCGCGCTTATATTGATGTGGCTGAAGACTGCTCACTGTTCCGCGGCGTGTGGGCACGCGGCCGTCGTGAGCAAGTCTGGATGAGCCACGGTGACCGTGTAACGCAGTTGCCACCGGGTTTCCGCGCAGTTGCACATTCTGAAGGCGCACCGTTTGCGATCATCGCTGACGAGGGGCGCCGCATGTACGGTGTACAGTTCCATCCGGAAGTTGTGCATACACCGCACGGCGCAGCGTTGATCAAGAACTTCACGCATAATGTTGCTGGGTGCAGCGGTACGTGGACGATGGCGGGTTTCCGTGATCTTGAGATTGCGCGTATCCGTGAACAGGTCGGTGAAGGCCGCGTTATTTGCGGTTTGTCCGGTGGTGTAGACAGTTCCGTTGCGGCAAAGCTGATCCATGACGCGATTGGTGACCAACTGACGTGTATTTTCGTTGATCCGGGCATTTTGCGGGCTGGCGAAGCGGATGAAGTGGTCAAGACTTTCCGTGGTCGTTTTAATATCCGCTTGGTGCATCGTGATGCATCCGACCTGTTCTTGGGCGAACTGGCAGGTGTGAAAGATCCGGAAGTTAAGCGGAAAACAATTGGCCGTTTGTTTATTGAAGTTTTTGAAGAAGAAGCAGCTAAGCTTGGTGGCGCGCAATTCTTGGCCCAAGGCACGCTTTATCCTGATGTGATCGAGAGTGTCAGCTTCACGGGTGGTCCATCGGTTACCATCAAGTCTCACCACAATGTGGGTGGCCTGCCAGAGCGCATGAATATGCAGCTGGTCGAGCCGCTGCGTGAATTGTTCAAGGATGAAGTCCGTGAACTGGGGCGTGAGCTGGGCATTCCGGAGAATATTGTTGGCCGTCACCCGTTCCCCGGGCCGGGTTTGGCAATTCGTATTCCGGGTGACATCACACGTGAAAAGCTGGACCTGCTGCGCAAGGTTGACACGATCTATCTGGAAGAGATCCGTCGTGCTGGTCTTTACGATGCGATCTGGCAGGCTTTTGCCGTACTGCTACCAGTGCGTACCGTTGGCGTAATGGGTGATGGCCGCACGTATGACCAAGCATGTGCGTTGCGTGCGGTGACCAGCACGGATGGCATGACGGCCGAAGTCTATCCGTTCGACTTTGAGTTCTTGAACCGTGTCTCTGGCCGTATCGTCAACGAAGTGCGCGGCATTAACCGGGTGACGTATGATATTACATCAAAGCCACCAGGCACGATCGAGTGGGAATAA
- a CDS encoding glycoside hydrolase family 32 protein translates to MDNHTKPIPKTTSISRRWFIGAAGTCAIMSNNAFADSNTPKGAPEDSHNEDLNPFGRNLIPAHPSAQDYLYRPSIHFSPPVGWMNDPNGLIYDGEYFHLYYQYDPIAPYAGFVHWGSAKSKDLYSWEDGPIALKPTTAGEAFSGCAIIDRNNTSGFFPALPDTDPRSKEPNLALIYTRASAKLQTQDIAISRDGGQTYTEISENPILDIHSNSFRDPKVFFHAPSGRWIMTVVQSRLHKVSFYGSFNLKDWMHLSDFESAGLFGIDYECPNLIEVPLEGTNETRWLMLISINPGAPQGGSTTQYFVGFFDGERFKAEDEHTVFGLIDFCKDSYALQCYENLPLSQATMIAWLGNWQYGEEVPHTTWRGVMTLPRRLSVRRDTDGWIRLVQRPLGLENLRLAQIPTPFRHLPARTTETVALPKNQAIELIIKASLEPRDKMLPDGSLGRAGRFSIDFANNNGEKLTVGFDGFFCQLWVERGGLKGFANPFFTREFSTSLTPDLREFSLRIVYDACTLEIYVNDGISVGSSLVFPQEALDRVSFSTTNTAASIQQLEIYPLRSTMPRPFPKNA, encoded by the coding sequence ATGGACAACCACACGAAGCCAATACCCAAAACAACGTCAATATCACGGCGTTGGTTTATTGGAGCAGCGGGGACATGCGCAATTATGAGCAATAACGCTTTTGCTGATTCAAATACACCCAAGGGAGCACCAGAAGACTCCCATAACGAAGACCTGAATCCGTTCGGCAGAAACCTGATCCCAGCTCACCCAAGCGCACAAGATTACCTTTACAGACCGTCAATACATTTTTCTCCGCCAGTTGGCTGGATGAATGACCCTAATGGTCTGATTTATGATGGCGAATATTTTCATCTTTACTATCAATACGACCCGATAGCTCCATACGCAGGCTTCGTGCACTGGGGCAGCGCCAAATCAAAAGACCTTTACTCGTGGGAAGATGGCCCGATCGCTCTCAAGCCCACTACAGCGGGCGAAGCTTTCTCTGGCTGTGCCATTATCGACCGCAACAACACCTCGGGCTTTTTTCCTGCACTCCCCGACACAGACCCCCGCAGCAAAGAGCCGAACCTCGCTCTGATCTACACACGGGCCAGCGCCAAACTTCAAACGCAGGATATTGCCATCAGCCGTGACGGCGGGCAGACCTACACTGAAATCAGCGAAAACCCTATTCTAGACATTCACAGCAACTCTTTCCGCGACCCAAAAGTCTTCTTCCACGCTCCTAGCGGGCGCTGGATCATGACGGTTGTGCAGTCGCGTCTTCACAAAGTCTCATTCTATGGGTCATTCAATCTGAAAGATTGGATGCACCTCTCAGACTTTGAGTCCGCAGGTCTCTTCGGCATCGACTACGAATGCCCTAATTTGATTGAAGTTCCCCTAGAAGGGACAAATGAAACGCGCTGGTTGATGCTGATTTCCATCAACCCCGGCGCTCCACAAGGCGGCAGCACTACCCAATATTTTGTCGGCTTCTTTGATGGTGAACGCTTCAAGGCAGAAGATGAACATACAGTCTTTGGCCTGATCGACTTCTGCAAGGATTCATATGCTTTGCAGTGCTACGAAAATCTGCCGCTCTCACAAGCGACGATGATAGCGTGGCTCGGAAACTGGCAATATGGCGAGGAAGTCCCGCACACAACGTGGCGGGGCGTGATGACATTACCGCGTCGTTTATCAGTGCGCCGTGATACAGATGGTTGGATCCGCTTAGTTCAGCGCCCTCTCGGCCTCGAAAACCTGCGCCTCGCCCAGATTCCCACCCCTTTCCGCCACCTCCCCGCACGCACAACTGAGACGGTCGCCTTACCCAAAAATCAGGCTATTGAACTCATCATAAAAGCCAGCCTTGAACCACGTGACAAAATGCTCCCGGACGGATCATTGGGGCGCGCGGGCCGTTTCTCGATAGATTTCGCCAATAATAATGGTGAAAAACTTACCGTCGGCTTTGACGGATTTTTCTGCCAGCTCTGGGTTGAACGCGGGGGCCTCAAGGGGTTCGCCAACCCGTTCTTTACCCGTGAATTTTCAACATCCCTTACCCCAGACCTAAGGGAATTCTCGCTGCGCATTGTTTACGATGCCTGCACACTGGAAATCTACGTGAACGACGGTATCTCGGTGGGCTCTTCCTTGGTCTTCCCGCAAGAAGCTCTGGATCGCGTCAGCTTCAGCACAACCAACACCGCTGCGAGCATCCAGCAACTAGAGATCTATCCTCTGCGTTCCACTATGCCGCGCCCTTTTCCTAAAAACGCCTGA